A stretch of the uncultured Trichococcus sp. genome encodes the following:
- the hisS gene encoding histidine--tRNA ligase, with protein sequence MIQKPKGTADIFLREAEIWQYVEETARILLHDYQFSEIRTPMFESYELFSRGVGDTSDIVSKEMYDFYDKGDRHIALKPEGTAPVVRAYVENKLFGPEHPKPLKVYYISPMFRYERPQGGRMRQFHQLGVEVFGSINPATDVETMALAWDILKELELSDLKLVINSLGKTEDRIRYREALIAYLEPFHDELSKDSQTRLHKNPLRVLDSKDKRDKEIVAQAPSILEFLSEESKKHFESVQEMLQALEIPFTINSNMVRGLDYYQDTIFEIMTSSAVFGAETTICGGGRYDGLVQEIGGPEVPGFGFGMGLERLILLIKDQQVDVPKLSELDVYVVGLGEATNIETLKLVQNARQAGYSADRDFHDRKAKAQFKTATKNGAKVVLTIGEDELNSKKVQFKVMSTGKEKTVPLTEIYADFDKVYKLQTADMTAFNEFFGKED encoded by the coding sequence ATGATACAAAAACCAAAAGGGACTGCCGATATATTTTTGCGGGAAGCAGAAATTTGGCAATACGTGGAAGAAACAGCCCGGATCTTACTGCATGACTATCAATTTTCAGAAATCCGCACCCCGATGTTTGAAAGTTATGAATTGTTCTCCAGGGGGGTCGGCGATACGAGTGATATCGTATCAAAGGAAATGTACGACTTCTACGACAAAGGCGATCGACACATCGCATTGAAGCCGGAAGGGACGGCTCCGGTGGTTCGGGCCTATGTTGAAAACAAACTGTTCGGACCTGAACACCCGAAACCCCTGAAAGTCTATTACATCAGCCCGATGTTCCGCTATGAAAGACCACAAGGGGGAAGAATGCGTCAATTCCACCAACTGGGTGTTGAAGTTTTCGGAAGCATCAATCCGGCGACTGATGTCGAAACGATGGCATTGGCATGGGACATATTGAAGGAACTGGAATTGAGCGATCTGAAATTGGTCATCAATTCATTGGGTAAGACCGAAGACCGGATCAGATATCGCGAAGCACTGATCGCCTATTTGGAGCCTTTCCACGATGAATTGAGCAAAGATTCGCAGACGCGTCTGCACAAAAATCCGTTGCGCGTGCTGGACAGCAAAGACAAGCGCGACAAGGAAATTGTTGCCCAAGCACCGAGCATCTTGGAGTTCCTGTCGGAAGAATCGAAGAAGCACTTTGAATCGGTTCAGGAAATGCTTCAGGCATTGGAAATCCCCTTCACGATCAACAGCAACATGGTCCGGGGACTCGATTACTATCAAGACACCATTTTTGAAATCATGACATCATCGGCTGTCTTCGGGGCGGAAACGACCATCTGCGGCGGTGGCCGTTATGACGGCTTGGTCCAGGAAATCGGTGGGCCGGAAGTTCCTGGATTTGGCTTCGGGATGGGCTTGGAAAGACTGATTCTTTTGATCAAGGATCAACAAGTCGATGTGCCGAAACTATCCGAGTTGGATGTCTACGTCGTCGGACTGGGAGAAGCTACGAACATCGAAACCCTAAAATTGGTACAAAATGCGCGCCAAGCAGGGTATTCGGCGGATCGGGACTTCCATGACCGCAAAGCCAAAGCGCAATTCAAAACCGCCACGAAAAATGGAGCCAAAGTAGTGCTGACCATAGGCGAAGACGAATTGAACAGCAAAAAAGTGCAATTCAAAGTGATGTCGACCGGCAAAGAAAAGACAGTGCCGTTGACTGAAATCTACGCGGATTTTGATAAGGTGTACAAATTGCAGACTGCCGATATGACGGCTTTTAATGAGTTTTTCGGAAAAGAAGACTAG